A single genomic interval of Osmia lignaria lignaria isolate PbOS001 chromosome 9, iyOsmLign1, whole genome shotgun sequence harbors:
- the LOC117606226 gene encoding uncharacterized protein LOC117606226 isoform X6, translating into MAIMQSCCCWRSVRRGSFACAIYSGIYFTVLALTTGKVLQGESQYLRGNRSLPESTSFLEPDTISPTTVRFNVTLLICSCCGVICSILLLYGLCKSSFDPTKVMLYTLNFFLLCLNIYSLLCVISQYQEYTNGRGTAADDYEYRVSILRVSQREQDRDKGRKVPAVRYATHPLTTTATSCLSSRRAATNNETKVTATPTQSPTGQNTVSSEKSPVAGKSSRKHVQFPDTASDSQKGKSESSITMLVANKETENEYAIPSDPTMIDPSIQSQKMTEVRYT; encoded by the exons ATGGCTATCATGCAGTCCTGTTGCTGCTGGCGGTCCGTCAGGAGGGGTAGTTTTGCCTGTGCTATTTATTCTGGG ATTTACTTTACCGTGTTGGCGCTAACCACTGGCAAAGTACTCCAGGGGGAGAGTCAATACCTGAGAGGGAATCGTTCTTTACCGGAATCCACCAGCTTCCTAGAACCGGACACGATATCCCCGA CAACGGTACGGTTTAACGTGACGCTGCTTATATGCTCGTGCTGCGGTGTGATTTGCAGTATCCTCCTTCTCTATGGCCTCTGCAAG TCCTCCTTTGACCCGACCAAAGTGATGCTGTACACGTTGAACTTCTTTCTTCTATGTTTGAAC ATATATTCCCTGTTGTGCGTGATCTCCCAGTATCAAGAATATACGAACGGTCGAGGCACAGCCGCAGATGACTACGAATACAGGGTCAGTATTCTGAGAGTGTCTCAACGGGAACAGGACAGGGATAAGGGACGAAAA GTTCCAGCAGTCAGATACGCCACACATCCGCTGACTACAACCGCCACCTCTTGTTTGAGTTCTCGACGAGCAGCGACCAACAACGAAACCAAAGTAACCGCAACACCGACGCAAAGTCCTACGGGCCAAAATACTGTCTCGTCGGAGAAAAGTCCCGTCGCTGGTAAATCGTCGAGAAAGCACGTCCAGTTTCCTGATACAGCGTCGGACAGCCAGAAAGGAAAATCTG AGAGCTCGATCACGATGCTGGTAGCCAACAAGGAGACGGAGAATGAATACGCGATACCATCGGACCCAACGATGATCGATCCATCCATTCAATCTCAGAAAATGACCGAAGTACGATACACCTGA
- the LOC117606226 gene encoding uncharacterized protein LOC117606226 isoform X5, whose product MAIMQSCCCWRSVRRGSFACAIYSGIYFTVLALTTGKVLQGESQYLRGNRSLPESTSFLEPDTISPTTVRFNVTLLICSCCGVICSILLLYGLCKDQRVFLIPWIIVVTTICFVDIGHSLYLFIAASSFDPTKVMLYTLNFFLLCLNIYSLLCVISQYQEYTNGRGTAADDYEYRVPAVRYATHPLTTTATSCLSSRRAATNNETKVTATPTQSPTGQNTVSSEKSPVAGKSSRKHVQFPDTASDSQKGKSESSITMLVANKETENEYAIPSDPTMIDPSIQSQKMTEVRYT is encoded by the exons ATGGCTATCATGCAGTCCTGTTGCTGCTGGCGGTCCGTCAGGAGGGGTAGTTTTGCCTGTGCTATTTATTCTGGG ATTTACTTTACCGTGTTGGCGCTAACCACTGGCAAAGTACTCCAGGGGGAGAGTCAATACCTGAGAGGGAATCGTTCTTTACCGGAATCCACCAGCTTCCTAGAACCGGACACGATATCCCCGA CAACGGTACGGTTTAACGTGACGCTGCTTATATGCTCGTGCTGCGGTGTGATTTGCAGTATCCTCCTTCTCTATGGCCTCTGCAAG GATCAACGTGTCTTCCTGATACCATGGATTATCGTCGTCACCACCATCTGTTTCGTCGACATTGGACATTCCTTGTATCTCTTCATCGCTGCT TCCTCCTTTGACCCGACCAAAGTGATGCTGTACACGTTGAACTTCTTTCTTCTATGTTTGAAC ATATATTCCCTGTTGTGCGTGATCTCCCAGTATCAAGAATATACGAACGGTCGAGGCACAGCCGCAGATGACTACGAATACAGG GTTCCAGCAGTCAGATACGCCACACATCCGCTGACTACAACCGCCACCTCTTGTTTGAGTTCTCGACGAGCAGCGACCAACAACGAAACCAAAGTAACCGCAACACCGACGCAAAGTCCTACGGGCCAAAATACTGTCTCGTCGGAGAAAAGTCCCGTCGCTGGTAAATCGTCGAGAAAGCACGTCCAGTTTCCTGATACAGCGTCGGACAGCCAGAAAGGAAAATCTG AGAGCTCGATCACGATGCTGGTAGCCAACAAGGAGACGGAGAATGAATACGCGATACCATCGGACCCAACGATGATCGATCCATCCATTCAATCTCAGAAAATGACCGAAGTACGATACACCTGA
- the LOC117606226 gene encoding uncharacterized protein LOC117606226 isoform X1 translates to MAIMQSCCCWRSVRRGSFACAIYSGIYFTVLALTTGKVLQGESQYLRGNRSLPESTSFLEPDTISPTTVRFNVTLLICSCCGVICSILLLYGLCKDQRVFLIPWIIVVTTICFVDIGHSLYLFIAASSFDPTKVMLYTLNFFLLCLNVVGRGGDNLSGYIPTYPLLQIYSLLCVISQYQEYTNGRGTAADDYEYRVSILRVSQREQDRDKGRKVPAVRYATHPLTTTATSCLSSRRAATNNETKVTATPTQSPTGQNTVSSEKSPVAGKSSRKHVQFPDTASDSQKGKSESSITMLVANKETENEYAIPSDPTMIDPSIQSQKMTEVRYT, encoded by the exons ATGGCTATCATGCAGTCCTGTTGCTGCTGGCGGTCCGTCAGGAGGGGTAGTTTTGCCTGTGCTATTTATTCTGGG ATTTACTTTACCGTGTTGGCGCTAACCACTGGCAAAGTACTCCAGGGGGAGAGTCAATACCTGAGAGGGAATCGTTCTTTACCGGAATCCACCAGCTTCCTAGAACCGGACACGATATCCCCGA CAACGGTACGGTTTAACGTGACGCTGCTTATATGCTCGTGCTGCGGTGTGATTTGCAGTATCCTCCTTCTCTATGGCCTCTGCAAG GATCAACGTGTCTTCCTGATACCATGGATTATCGTCGTCACCACCATCTGTTTCGTCGACATTGGACATTCCTTGTATCTCTTCATCGCTGCT TCCTCCTTTGACCCGACCAAAGTGATGCTGTACACGTTGAACTTCTTTCTTCTATGTTTGAAC GTTGTCGGACGAGGAGGAGACAATTTATCGGGCTATATTCCAACGTATCCTTTACTTCAGATATATTCCCTGTTGTGCGTGATCTCCCAGTATCAAGAATATACGAACGGTCGAGGCACAGCCGCAGATGACTACGAATACAGGGTCAGTATTCTGAGAGTGTCTCAACGGGAACAGGACAGGGATAAGGGACGAAAA GTTCCAGCAGTCAGATACGCCACACATCCGCTGACTACAACCGCCACCTCTTGTTTGAGTTCTCGACGAGCAGCGACCAACAACGAAACCAAAGTAACCGCAACACCGACGCAAAGTCCTACGGGCCAAAATACTGTCTCGTCGGAGAAAAGTCCCGTCGCTGGTAAATCGTCGAGAAAGCACGTCCAGTTTCCTGATACAGCGTCGGACAGCCAGAAAGGAAAATCTG AGAGCTCGATCACGATGCTGGTAGCCAACAAGGAGACGGAGAATGAATACGCGATACCATCGGACCCAACGATGATCGATCCATCCATTCAATCTCAGAAAATGACCGAAGTACGATACACCTGA
- the LOC117606241 gene encoding facilitated trehalose transporter Tret1 has translation MKKLYLATIASNLGMLSYGLCFGWASPSLPVLLQDDSPIRLTAQQATWVTSFHTIGGTIGSLLCYFILNVIGRKWSLLLTAIPAVIGWMMIALATSAWELMAGRFSYGLSTGYGYISATVYMGEISPANIRGILTSTLTIASKLGVFIEWTIGPFLSLRNLALVSSLAPIIFIFSVLWVPESPYQLMRSERHHQAIESLMQLRGSTDVSIEADAIEKSVKIDLANDTGLWELFRVSGNRKALFIVLGLVIIQQWSGSQAIMSYAELIFNATGDQLQGKYVTMILGAIQVVCTIFGTTVVDRFGRRPLLMISAFGTSVSTFLVGLFFFLQNNETDVGMITWLPATGSILYVIMYAFGLAALPFTVMSEVFPTNVKALGTGIGMFVCNGSAVIVTSIYQSIVEQYGIHAAFWLFSTISLSGVVFVFYYMPETKGKTLQEVQEQLHGR, from the exons ATGAAGAAACTGTATTTAGCTACGATTGCCA GTAACTTGGGCATGCTATCTTATGGTCTCTGTTTTGGTTGGGCCTCGCCATCGTTACCCGTTTTATTGCAAGACGATAGTCCTATACGTTTAACCGCACAACAAGCTACATGGGTTACATCGTTTCATACCATTGGTGGAACCATTGGTTCCCTTCtctgttatttcattttaaacgtGATCGGTCGAAAATGGTCCCTACTCCTGACCGCGATACCAGCGGTCATAGGATGGATGATGATCGCTCTAGCGACATCGGCATgg GAATTGATGGCTGGAAGATTCTCGTACGGTTTGAGCACCGGTTACGGCTACATATCCGCCACCGTATACATGGGTGAAATATCACCGGCTAACATACGTGGGATATTAACATCCACGTTAACCATAGCTTCGAAGCTCGGGGTGTTCATCGAATGGACGATAGGTCCGTTTCTTTCATTAAGAAACTTGGCACTGGTGTCCTCGTTAGCACCTATTATCTTCATCTTCAGCGTTCTATGGGTACCGGAGTCCCCTTATCAATTGATGCGATCCGAAAGACATCACCAGGCGATTGAGTCACTTATGCAATTAAGAGGAAGCACGGATGTTTCCATCGAGGCTGATGCCATTGAAAAATCGGTCAAGATAGATCTTGCCAATGACACAGGTTTATGGGAATTGTTTAGAGTGTCTGGCAATCGAAA AGCGTTATTTATCGTATTGGGACTGGTGATAATTCAACAATGGAGCGGTAGCCAGGCGATAATGTCTTACGCCGaattaattttcaacgcgaCGGGTGACCAACTGCAAGGTAAATACGTGACCATGATATTGGGTGCTATCCAAGTAGTATGCACTATATTTGGCACGACCGTGGTGGATCGGTTCGGTAGGAGGCCGTTGCTAATGATATCCGCCTTCGGCACTTCCGTCTCGACTTTTCTCGTCGGtttatttttcttccttcaAAATAACGAAACGGACGTCGGCATGATTACTTGGTTGCCTGCTACGGGATCGATACTTTACGTGATCATGTATGCCTTCGGCTTGGCCGCGCTTCCGTTCACCGTGATGAGCGAAGTTTTTCCTACCAACGTTAAAGCTCTCGGTACTGGAATCGGGATGTTCGTTTGCAATGGTTCCGCTGTTATAGTCACATCGATTTATCAAAGTATCGTCGAACAATATGGTATACACGCTGCTTTCTGGCTGTTCTCAACGATCAGTCTTTCAGGGGTCGTTTTCGTATTTTATTACATGCCCGAGACGAAGGGAAAAACGTTACAGGAGGTGCAGGAGCAATTGCACGGAcgataa
- the LOC117606226 gene encoding uncharacterized protein LOC117606226 isoform X4 translates to MAIMQSCCCWRSVRRGSFACAIYSGIYFTVLALTTGKVLQGESQYLRGNRSLPESTSFLEPDTISPTTVRFNVTLLICSCCGVICSILLLYGLCKSSFDPTKVMLYTLNFFLLCLNVVGRGGDNLSGYIPTYPLLQIYSLLCVISQYQEYTNGRGTAADDYEYRVSILRVSQREQDRDKGRKVPAVRYATHPLTTTATSCLSSRRAATNNETKVTATPTQSPTGQNTVSSEKSPVAGKSSRKHVQFPDTASDSQKGKSESSITMLVANKETENEYAIPSDPTMIDPSIQSQKMTEVRYT, encoded by the exons ATGGCTATCATGCAGTCCTGTTGCTGCTGGCGGTCCGTCAGGAGGGGTAGTTTTGCCTGTGCTATTTATTCTGGG ATTTACTTTACCGTGTTGGCGCTAACCACTGGCAAAGTACTCCAGGGGGAGAGTCAATACCTGAGAGGGAATCGTTCTTTACCGGAATCCACCAGCTTCCTAGAACCGGACACGATATCCCCGA CAACGGTACGGTTTAACGTGACGCTGCTTATATGCTCGTGCTGCGGTGTGATTTGCAGTATCCTCCTTCTCTATGGCCTCTGCAAG TCCTCCTTTGACCCGACCAAAGTGATGCTGTACACGTTGAACTTCTTTCTTCTATGTTTGAAC GTTGTCGGACGAGGAGGAGACAATTTATCGGGCTATATTCCAACGTATCCTTTACTTCAGATATATTCCCTGTTGTGCGTGATCTCCCAGTATCAAGAATATACGAACGGTCGAGGCACAGCCGCAGATGACTACGAATACAGGGTCAGTATTCTGAGAGTGTCTCAACGGGAACAGGACAGGGATAAGGGACGAAAA GTTCCAGCAGTCAGATACGCCACACATCCGCTGACTACAACCGCCACCTCTTGTTTGAGTTCTCGACGAGCAGCGACCAACAACGAAACCAAAGTAACCGCAACACCGACGCAAAGTCCTACGGGCCAAAATACTGTCTCGTCGGAGAAAAGTCCCGTCGCTGGTAAATCGTCGAGAAAGCACGTCCAGTTTCCTGATACAGCGTCGGACAGCCAGAAAGGAAAATCTG AGAGCTCGATCACGATGCTGGTAGCCAACAAGGAGACGGAGAATGAATACGCGATACCATCGGACCCAACGATGATCGATCCATCCATTCAATCTCAGAAAATGACCGAAGTACGATACACCTGA
- the LOC117606226 gene encoding uncharacterized protein LOC117606226 isoform X3 — protein sequence MAIMQSCCCWRSVRRGSFACAIYSGIYFTVLALTTGKVLQGESQYLRGNRSLPESTSFLEPDTISPTTVRFNVTLLICSCCGVICSILLLYGLCKDQRVFLIPWIIVVTTICFVDIGHSLYLFIAASSFDPTKVMLYTLNFFLLCLNIYSLLCVISQYQEYTNGRGTAADDYEYRVSILRVSQREQDRDKGRKVPAVRYATHPLTTTATSCLSSRRAATNNETKVTATPTQSPTGQNTVSSEKSPVAGKSSRKHVQFPDTASDSQKGKSESSITMLVANKETENEYAIPSDPTMIDPSIQSQKMTEVRYT from the exons ATGGCTATCATGCAGTCCTGTTGCTGCTGGCGGTCCGTCAGGAGGGGTAGTTTTGCCTGTGCTATTTATTCTGGG ATTTACTTTACCGTGTTGGCGCTAACCACTGGCAAAGTACTCCAGGGGGAGAGTCAATACCTGAGAGGGAATCGTTCTTTACCGGAATCCACCAGCTTCCTAGAACCGGACACGATATCCCCGA CAACGGTACGGTTTAACGTGACGCTGCTTATATGCTCGTGCTGCGGTGTGATTTGCAGTATCCTCCTTCTCTATGGCCTCTGCAAG GATCAACGTGTCTTCCTGATACCATGGATTATCGTCGTCACCACCATCTGTTTCGTCGACATTGGACATTCCTTGTATCTCTTCATCGCTGCT TCCTCCTTTGACCCGACCAAAGTGATGCTGTACACGTTGAACTTCTTTCTTCTATGTTTGAAC ATATATTCCCTGTTGTGCGTGATCTCCCAGTATCAAGAATATACGAACGGTCGAGGCACAGCCGCAGATGACTACGAATACAGGGTCAGTATTCTGAGAGTGTCTCAACGGGAACAGGACAGGGATAAGGGACGAAAA GTTCCAGCAGTCAGATACGCCACACATCCGCTGACTACAACCGCCACCTCTTGTTTGAGTTCTCGACGAGCAGCGACCAACAACGAAACCAAAGTAACCGCAACACCGACGCAAAGTCCTACGGGCCAAAATACTGTCTCGTCGGAGAAAAGTCCCGTCGCTGGTAAATCGTCGAGAAAGCACGTCCAGTTTCCTGATACAGCGTCGGACAGCCAGAAAGGAAAATCTG AGAGCTCGATCACGATGCTGGTAGCCAACAAGGAGACGGAGAATGAATACGCGATACCATCGGACCCAACGATGATCGATCCATCCATTCAATCTCAGAAAATGACCGAAGTACGATACACCTGA
- the LOC117606226 gene encoding uncharacterized protein LOC117606226 isoform X7, whose amino-acid sequence MAIMQSCCCWRSVRRGSFACAIYSGIYFTVLALTTGKVLQGESQYLRGNRSLPESTSFLEPDTISPTTVRFNVTLLICSCCGVICSILLLYGLCKDQRVFLIPWIIVVTTICFVDIGHSLYLFIAAVPAVRYATHPLTTTATSCLSSRRAATNNETKVTATPTQSPTGQNTVSSEKSPVAGKSSRKHVQFPDTASDSQKGKSESSITMLVANKETENEYAIPSDPTMIDPSIQSQKMTEVRYT is encoded by the exons ATGGCTATCATGCAGTCCTGTTGCTGCTGGCGGTCCGTCAGGAGGGGTAGTTTTGCCTGTGCTATTTATTCTGGG ATTTACTTTACCGTGTTGGCGCTAACCACTGGCAAAGTACTCCAGGGGGAGAGTCAATACCTGAGAGGGAATCGTTCTTTACCGGAATCCACCAGCTTCCTAGAACCGGACACGATATCCCCGA CAACGGTACGGTTTAACGTGACGCTGCTTATATGCTCGTGCTGCGGTGTGATTTGCAGTATCCTCCTTCTCTATGGCCTCTGCAAG GATCAACGTGTCTTCCTGATACCATGGATTATCGTCGTCACCACCATCTGTTTCGTCGACATTGGACATTCCTTGTATCTCTTCATCGCTGCT GTTCCAGCAGTCAGATACGCCACACATCCGCTGACTACAACCGCCACCTCTTGTTTGAGTTCTCGACGAGCAGCGACCAACAACGAAACCAAAGTAACCGCAACACCGACGCAAAGTCCTACGGGCCAAAATACTGTCTCGTCGGAGAAAAGTCCCGTCGCTGGTAAATCGTCGAGAAAGCACGTCCAGTTTCCTGATACAGCGTCGGACAGCCAGAAAGGAAAATCTG AGAGCTCGATCACGATGCTGGTAGCCAACAAGGAGACGGAGAATGAATACGCGATACCATCGGACCCAACGATGATCGATCCATCCATTCAATCTCAGAAAATGACCGAAGTACGATACACCTGA
- the LOC117606226 gene encoding uncharacterized protein LOC117606226 isoform X2, which translates to MAIMQSCCCWRSVRRGSFACAIYSGIYFTVLALTTGKVLQGESQYLRGNRSLPESTSFLEPDTISPTTVRFNVTLLICSCCGVICSILLLYGLCKDQRVFLIPWIIVVTTICFVDIGHSLYLFIAASSFDPTKVMLYTLNFFLLCLNVVGRGGDNLSGYIPTYPLLQIYSLLCVISQYQEYTNGRGTAADDYEYRVPAVRYATHPLTTTATSCLSSRRAATNNETKVTATPTQSPTGQNTVSSEKSPVAGKSSRKHVQFPDTASDSQKGKSESSITMLVANKETENEYAIPSDPTMIDPSIQSQKMTEVRYT; encoded by the exons ATGGCTATCATGCAGTCCTGTTGCTGCTGGCGGTCCGTCAGGAGGGGTAGTTTTGCCTGTGCTATTTATTCTGGG ATTTACTTTACCGTGTTGGCGCTAACCACTGGCAAAGTACTCCAGGGGGAGAGTCAATACCTGAGAGGGAATCGTTCTTTACCGGAATCCACCAGCTTCCTAGAACCGGACACGATATCCCCGA CAACGGTACGGTTTAACGTGACGCTGCTTATATGCTCGTGCTGCGGTGTGATTTGCAGTATCCTCCTTCTCTATGGCCTCTGCAAG GATCAACGTGTCTTCCTGATACCATGGATTATCGTCGTCACCACCATCTGTTTCGTCGACATTGGACATTCCTTGTATCTCTTCATCGCTGCT TCCTCCTTTGACCCGACCAAAGTGATGCTGTACACGTTGAACTTCTTTCTTCTATGTTTGAAC GTTGTCGGACGAGGAGGAGACAATTTATCGGGCTATATTCCAACGTATCCTTTACTTCAGATATATTCCCTGTTGTGCGTGATCTCCCAGTATCAAGAATATACGAACGGTCGAGGCACAGCCGCAGATGACTACGAATACAGG GTTCCAGCAGTCAGATACGCCACACATCCGCTGACTACAACCGCCACCTCTTGTTTGAGTTCTCGACGAGCAGCGACCAACAACGAAACCAAAGTAACCGCAACACCGACGCAAAGTCCTACGGGCCAAAATACTGTCTCGTCGGAGAAAAGTCCCGTCGCTGGTAAATCGTCGAGAAAGCACGTCCAGTTTCCTGATACAGCGTCGGACAGCCAGAAAGGAAAATCTG AGAGCTCGATCACGATGCTGGTAGCCAACAAGGAGACGGAGAATGAATACGCGATACCATCGGACCCAACGATGATCGATCCATCCATTCAATCTCAGAAAATGACCGAAGTACGATACACCTGA